TTCGACAAAGCTCGGGTCTTCCGAGGCCGGGCGCTTGTTTTCCTCGAGCGTATCGAAGGCCACACGTACCGGGATCGCGACACCCTCGCCGCAGACGATGCACTCGCGGTTGCGGAGCGCCGGGATCGAATCAAGGAAGCCGCGCGCGCCCTCGGGCATGGCTGCCCGCACGAAGGCCTGGTCGCGGTCGTTGTTCAATCGCATCGAGATGATCGTGCCGCACTGCGAAAGTACGCCTTCGGCGAGGTCGGACGGACGCTGTGTGATCAGGCCGAGCGAGATCCCGTACTTACGACCTTCCTTCGCGATCCGGCTGAGGATCCGGCCGACCGAGGAATCATCGGCGAATTTCTCGCTCGGGACGTATCGGTGCGCCTCTTCGCACACGAGCAGGATCGGACGCGTCTGGTCCTCGCGCCCCCAGATCGCAAAGTCGAACACCAGGCGGCTGAGCACCGCGACCACGGTCGAGGTGATGTCCGACGGCACGCCCGACACGTCGATGATCGAAATCGGCTTGCCGCCCGATGGCATGCGGAACACCTTGCCGATGAAGTCGGTCATGGTGTCGCCCACCAGCATGCCCGAGAACATGAACTGATAGCGCGGGTCGGCCTTGATCTCTTCAAGCTTGTTCTTGATCCGCATGTAGGGCGCTGAAGACGTCGCCTTGTCGAGCTTGCCCATCTCGTCCTGGATCGCGTTCGACAGGTCCGACAACAGGTAGGGAACCGGCGAGTCCACGGTGATCTTGCCCATGGTTTCGGCAAGACGGTTCTTCTGGCGCGAACGCAGCAGGCACTTGGCGAGAATGTCGGCATCGACCTGGCGTTCGTTGCCATCGCTGGTGAGCAGCACTTCGCAGTGCTCCTCGAAGTTCATCAGCCAGTACGGCATCTGCAGGTTCGAAACGTCGAGGATCATGCCGGTCTGGCGGAATGCTGCGGAATACTCGCCGTGCGGGTCGACCATCACGATGTGCCCTTCGGGCGCGGCCTGACAGATACGGTGCAGGATCAGCGCGGCGCTGGTCGATTTACCGGTACCGGTCGAACCGAGCAGAGCGAAGTGCTTGCCAAGCATGGCGTCAATATAGAGGCCGGCGCGAATGTCCTTGGTCGGATAGACCGTGCCGATCTCGACATTGGCGCGCCCATCGCTGGCATAGACCTGCTTGAGGTCGGCGGTGGTCGCCGGATAGATCAGCGCACCCGGGATTGGATAGCGCGTGACACCGCGGCGGAAACCGTGGAGGCGGCCGGTCAGCTTTTCTTCGACGCCTTCGCCGAGGAAGTCGATATTGGCGAGAATCCCGCCGTTGGCACGGCGATCCTTGCGCTGGTTGCGCACGCTGGCGAGCAGCCAGCTATTGCCGACCCGGATCTTGATCTGACTGCCGACCTGCCCGGCAAGCGCGATCGAAGGGTCCTCATCTTCCATGCATTCGTTGAGGCGTTCCAGATCGAGCGCGATCTGCGAGCCCGAGCCGGCGATTTCGAGCACGACGCCAATCGGCAGGCGGGCGTTGTCTGCATCGGCGGATTTCGCGGCAGCGGCGGGTTGCGGCGCAGACTGGGCGGCCTGCGCTGCAGGCTGCGGAGAAGCCTCGGCGGGCCGCTCGGGCACGTCGACAGGCTTAGCATCCTGGAACTGATCGAAATTCTGATTGCCCATATCGGTCATGGAATGCCCCAAACCCTCGTTAAATGTCGGGGTTCGGCTTGGCAGATCGGGGTTAAAATCGCGTCAACGCTGATGGGCCTGAGAGGCGTCGGGCGCGACCTAGAGGCGGGCGAACAGTCGCCCGGCGAAGAAGCCCATGCCGATCGACAGCGCCACGGCCACGAGACCATAAACCAGCGACCAGTTCTGGGCCGCAATCTCCACAAACCGTTCGAATCCCACCTTTTTCACTTCGACATCGGCGATAGCCGAGGCAATCACGCGGCCGTTGGTAATGGCGAAGGTTTCGGCGGTGTACCGACCGGTCACGACGTTCGACGGTAGCTTGATCCTCGCCTTGTAGAGCACGCCTTCAGTGATCTGGACGCCCTTCATGTTCTGCTTGTAGAGGCCCTTGCGTTCGCGCTGCTCGACCAGCCCTGCGGCGAACCGTGCCTGCTTGACCGGATCGATCTGCCCCGAGGGCGAGAGCTGGATGAAGCGCGTGCCAAGCTCGTAGATCGCCGCGGTTCGCTCGTCGACGATCTCCTCCACCGGTCGCGAAGCCGCCACCGCGAAGAAGGATGGCGCAGAACGGAAATCGGACGATTCCGCATTCATCCAGATGCCGAGAATACGCTCTTTCTCGCGCATGCGGATCGGCTGGGTCGGTCCCTTGAGGACCACCACGATGTCGTACTCTGCTCCGGCCCGGCGACCTGCCGGATCGAGGATGGCGCCATAGAGCAGCAATTCGGTACCGGTGAATCCCTGTCGGACCTGCACCTCGTTCTGCGAGACCTCCGGCACCAGGATCGCGTCGCGCTGGGCCGAGAGAAACAGCGCCGCGAGCAGCAGGAAGCCGGCTTGCAGCGCGCGCGTCATAGCGGGGCGACCGTGTAGATCTCGTCGGGCTGGTAGCCGAGGCCCACGGCCATTCTCAGCGCCACCAGGAGTACAATGGAGGCGAGCACCAGCCGCAGGATTTCGGGCCGCGCCTTGAGCGCGATCTGTGTGCCGAATTGCGCGCCCATCACCGAGCCGAGCAACAGCAGCCCCGCCAGGACCACGTCGACTGCCTTGGTCGTCAGGGCGTGCGTCATCGTGGTCGCCATGGTCACGAACAAGATCTGGAACAGCGAGGTGCCGACCACGACATTGCCGCTCATACCCAGGATGTAGAGCATCGCCGGAACCAGCATGAAGCCGCCGCCAACGCCCATCAGCATGGTGAGGACGCCAACCAGCGCGCCCAGGATCAGCGGCGCAAGGGGCGAGATGTAGAGGCCCGAGCGATAGAATCTCGTCCGCCAGGGTAGGCCGGCAACGATGGGATGGTGGCGGCGCTTGCGCGGCTGGTTCGACTTCTTCCCGCTAGGCCGGATCACCTCGAGCGCTTCGCGCAGCATCAGCGTGCCGATAGTTCCAAGCATGATCACGTAGAGGATGCTGATGACGACGTCGATCTGGCCGAGCGCCTGCAATAATCGGAATAGCAGCGCGCCGATCATCGCCCCGAATATGCCGCCGGCAACCATCACCATGCCCATGCGGTAATCGACGCCATCGCGGCGCCCATGCGCGAGGACGCCCGAAACGCTGGCGCCGGTCACCTGCGTCGCGGCGGATGCGGCCGCGACCGTCGGCGGGATGCCGTAGAAGATCAGCAGCGGCGTCGTCAGGAAGCCACCGCCAACGCCGAACAGCCCCGACAGCACGCCGGTAAGCGCGCCCAGCGCTACGATCAGCAGGCCGTTCACCGACAGATTCGCGATGGGCAGGTAGACGTCCATTCCCTGCGACTAGCTTAGCCGGGCAAGGGTTTAAAGGCGGCTGGCGCCCTGTGCGCAAATATTGCTGCTAGAAACGCGTCGAAAGCGTCAAGGCAACACCCGAATCCGGCATGGCGTCACCCGCGATCCGCTCACGCCAATCGAGCGAGAAACGCGCCGGAGCTTCGCCAATCGTGAGATCCAGTCGCAACGAGGGGCCGACGTCGAGCCGCTCCGTCCCGTCCTGCGCGCCGCCCCAGGCCGCCGCCCCCAGGCTGAACCGTGCCGTTTCGGATTCTACGACGTCGCCGATGACATGCACCTGGCCATCGGCGAAGGGGGTCGAATTCCTGCCCCCTACAAATCCGCCCTGCAAATAGGTCTCGGCGCGGAGCGAACGCGTCAAAACGACGGGAGCCAGCTCGGTTGTCGCGAAAGCCGCAGGGCGCGCTTCCCAATCACGATCGAACCTGGTCGCTCGAACTTCGGCATGGGCCCGCACCGGTATCGCGCCGATCGGACGAGCCGACAGGCCCAGCGCCAATTCCCCCTCGCCGCCTTCAACCAGGGCGCGATAGGCGCGGAAATAGCCCCGCGGATCATGCTTGCTGGCGGGCGCCAGGCGATAGCGCAGCACGCCTGCCGTCTGGCTCGCGCCGTAGCTTGGGATACGTCCCGCACTCGCGAGGGCAGCCTTCGAACCTTCGCGCCAGAAAACCCAGGCGTCGAGCGACCACCGATCGGCGCGTGGGCGTGGCTCCAGTTTCGCAGGCTGCGCTTGTGGACCAGTTGGAGTAATAGGACCTTGCCCGAGGAACTTGGGCACCGGGAGGTTCGACATCGCAGCAAGGTAGAGAAGCTGGTGAGCCGCTGCGGTGCGCGGGTTCCTCGATGGCAATGGCGCCAAGGGTAACGGAGGCCGCGCCAATGGAAGCGCTTTGCCCTCGCCCCATGCCAATGGCGCCGCTGGAGGAAGGATCTGTCGGGCAGCGCCTAAAGCCCCAATTGGTCGCGCAGGTAGAGCAGCATTGCCACCTTCGCCGTATACTCTGGGCGTGCCTGCAGCGGGGCCATTCCTTGAACCGTCGGGCGCAATGGCCATGGCCAAGCCTTCATTCTGCAGCGAACCGTTGTCGTGGGATGTCGCGAACGGCGGCTCCCACAGAATGGCTCGCATGCCGACCCAGGAAAAAGCGAGTGCGGCCAGCATCATCAATGGTCGTCCACGCCGATGGCCGAGTGAAGCGCGTCGCTCCATACCCGCGCTCATATCACTTCTGCCTTTTCCTGCGGACCGCGCGCCGGATGCGAAAAGTGCGGCGTCTTGTCCCACACGATCCGCTCTCCGGCGAGTGTACGCGCATAGGCAAACAGCGCGCGGCGACCGGCCATGATCGCGATGACATTCGTGAGGGGGATGCGAAGGACTGCCCGCAATCCCTCGATCGCGCCGAATTCGCGCGCGGTAAAGCCGAACCGGAGCGCTGCGCGCCAGACGAAAAAGAAGAAATTCAATGCCAGCAGGACCTTGACCGGCCGGGAAAGTTCCATGCCCGCGCCATACCCCAGCATCTCCGCGCCCCAGCCGAGCGTCGACAATGCCAGGAGGAGATAACCCGCGAGCAGGACAAGCGCGGTCAGCGGACCGCGTCGGTCGCGCAGCCGCATCCAGATTTCGACCGGACGCATCGACCACCCCAGCCGGTCCCAACCTTGCAGGGCGATCCCGTGCACCCAGCGCGTCTTCTGCCGCACGACATGGTCGAGCTGCGCGGGGAAATAGGCCCGCGTCGCCACCAGTTCGCCATCGGGGTGTCGCGCCCGAACGAAACGGCAACGTCCCCCGCTATTGGCGATGCCGATGCCCAGCTCGTAGTCCTCGGTAAGCGAGTCCGCGGCGAAGGGAGCAACCCCGCCATGCCGGGTTGCCAGGCGAGCGAGCGCCGTCCGCTCGACGGCACAACCCACGCCCGCCGCCGGTATGGCCGCGCCCAATGCATCGCGCACGACCATCGCCTTGGCATGGGCCTCGGCGAACTCTTCGCAATAGTGGCTGCCGACCCAGCGGCTGTGAACTTGCGGCAAGGGCAGAACGGGAAGCTGGACGAATTCGGCTGCTTCGATCGCCTCGTCTAGCAGGGCAAGCGCGGCCGGATCGACCATATCCTCGGCATCGTGGAACACCACCATACGGGCCTTCTCGCCCCACCGCATCTCGTCATCGCAAAGCGCCCGGTAGAGCCGGTTGAGGCAATCCGCCTTGGTACTCGGCCCCGCCCGGTCGTGGATCACCAGTCGAAGCCGGCCATCGCCCCGCGCCGCCGCCATCGCCGCGGCGATCGTGTCAGGATCATTGCGGTAGCAGCCGACGTAGAGCCTCAGCTCCTCCTGCGGCCAGGCGTTGAGCAGATAGGCGATGGTATCGCCGATCACTTCATGTTCGTTCCAGGTCGGGATGAAGATCGCGGCCTGCCCCTTCAACGGGCGAGTAGCGAGCGACCGGGTATCAAGGCGCGGCGTACGTATTCGCCCCGTCATCCGCAGCCACAACCAGGTCGCATCTACTGCGAGATCGTCCAGCGCACCGACAAGAAAAAAAACTCCCGCGAACAGCAGGAGCTCGTGCTGCAACAGCGCCAGCCATTGCCAGGCACCCCAGTCCCAAATTTCCAAGCGACCCCCGTTTGGTTTTGTGAAATAACACTAAGGCCAACGATCACCCCTTGCAACCGATGTAACTTTTCGAAAAAGGGGGCGCACACATGTCAGATAGCAATAGACCACTTCGCAACGTTTTCGCCCCAGTCCGCGCGCTCTTTGTTAGCGACGCCTCTGCCGGTATCCTGCTCATCTTCGTCGCCATCGCTGCCATGCTGGCAGCCAATTCGCCGTTGGCACACGAGTACCACCAGCTTTTCCACGGCAGTTTGTTCGACAGTTCGCTGTTCAAACTCAATACGTTGCACCTGTGGATCAACGATGGCCTGATGGCGATTTTCTTCTTTGTCGTCGGGCTGGAAGTGAAGCGCGAATGGATCGAGGGTCAGTTATCATCGGCCGACCAGCGGCGCCTGCCGGTGCTGGCGGCGATCGCGGGCATGGCGATTCCCGCGCTCGTCTACCTCTTCTTCGTCAATGCCGAAGGGACCGCCGATCTGACGCGCGGCTGGGCCATTCCCGCGGCGACCGACATTGCCTTCGCAATGGGCGTTCTCGGCCTGCTCGGCAGCAGGGTTCCGGCCTCGCTCCGCCTGTTCCTGCTTACCGTGGCAATCGTCGACGACATCGGGGCAGTGATGGTCATCGCGCTGTTCTATACTGCCAACATCAAGCTCGCGTGGCTGGTCGCTGCGATCGTTGTGACCGGGCTGATGCTGATGTTGAACCGGATGCGCGTCGCCGCCTACTGGCCGTTCATCCTGCTGGCGTTGGTGCTGTGGTTCTGCGTTCTCAATTCGGGGGTTCACGCGACCATCGCCGGCGTCGTTGCCGCGCTGACGATCCCTATGCGGGGGAAAGACGATGATACGATGCTCGAACATCTCGAGCACAATCTGGCGCCATGGAGCGCCTATCTGATTGTGCCGGTGTTCGGCTTTGCCAACGCAGGGGTCGAGCTAGCCGATCTCGGCATGGAAGGGGTGCTGGCACCGCTGCCGCTGGCAATCGCCGCCGGTCTGTTCATCGGCAAGCAGGTTGGCATTTTCGCCGCGATCTTTGCAGCCGACAAGGTCGGTTTCGCCAACCGTCCCGAAGGGGCGAGCTGGACGGAGATCTGGGGCGTATCGATCCTGTGCGGGATCGGCTTCACCATGTCGCTCTTTATCAGCAGCCTGGCTTTCGAAGGAAACAACCTCCTCATCGAGGAAGCCAAGATCGGCATCTTGATGGGATCGCTGATTTCTGCCGTTATCGGCTATTCGCTGCTGCGAATGACGACGGACCACCCCGACGACGAGAAATCGCCCTACGCAGCCTAGGGGGCGGACCTACCAGCTGCCGCTGTTTTCCATGCTTGCCCATGGCTCCTGCGGCGGCAGGTTGCCCTGCTGGAGCAGCTCGACCGATATCCCGTCAGGCGACTTGACGAAGGCCATGTGACCGTCGCGCGGCGGACGGTGGATCGTGTGGCCCGCATCCATCAGGCGCTGGCAGGTCTCGTAAATGTCATCGACCCGGTAGGCGAGATGGCCAAAGTTGCGCCCGCCATCATATTCTTCCGGCGCGCTGCCATCCGCTGGCGGCCAATTGTAGGTCAGCTCGACCTCGGCCACGCCCTCCTGCCCCGGAGCCGCAAGGAAGATCAGCGTGAAGCGGCCCGCCTCGACATCGAAACGCCGCACCTCTTCCAGACCGATGAGCTTGAAGAAGGCGACGGTCGCTTCGGGATCGGTCACTCGGATCATGCTGTGGAGATATTTGGTCACAGGGTAGCGCCTCATTCAAAAACGGTTCATCGACAGGAATGCACAACTCGTCGCACACCCGGTTCAGGAAGGATGATGCGATGAACGACCATGCAGTGCAAGCGGCAGACCACGATGAGCGCGGATTTCCGCGTGATACGAAAACGGCGAGGTGGTTCGGCACAGCGGCCATCGCCGCCCTTGGGCTGGTGGTCGGAGGTTACCTGCTCGGCGACGGGTTGCTGCGAGCCAAAGAGGCCGAGCGCTCGGTTACGGTGCGCGGTTTGGCCGAACGCGACGTCACTGCCGACCTCGCGACCTGGACCATCTCCTACTCTGCAACCTCCACCAACCTTGGCGAAGCGCAGGCCAAAGTTCGCCGCGATACTGCATCGATCGAGCAGTTTTTCGCCGACCTGGGTTTTCCGGCCGAGGCCTTGCAGCCGACCGGCGCCAATGTCTCGAGCTACACCAACAACGGGATCACCAGTTACACCGTTCGCCAGCGGCTCTCGCTGCGCACGAACGACATCGAACGCGCGCAGAAAGCCGTGGCCCGCCAATTCGACCTGGTTGGCCGAGGCGTCTTCCTCGAAGAAGGGTCAGCGATGAGCTACAGCTTTACCAAGCTCAACGACATCAAGCCCGAGATGGTGGCGGAAGCGACCCGTGACGCACGCGCCTCGGCCGAACAGTTCGCCAAGGATAGCGGCGCCGATGTCGGCGCCATCCGCGACGCGACGCAGGGCTATTTCTCGATCGAAGCCCGCGATGGTGACAGTGGCGGTTGGGGCGTCATCGACAGCCCCTACAAGAAGGTGCGCGTCGTTACGACGGTCGACTTCTCATTGGTGTGATCGCGCATGGACTTGGGGCGCAAGCACTACGCTCGCGCCCCACCCCCTGCGGCCAGTTCAGAAGCTGGCGCTAAGCGTTGCCACGATCGCGGCATCCGTGAACTTGTAGTCTCCCGGAAGATGGTCGCCCTCAGCGTCGACATAGGCGACACCGAGCGTGGCCGGCCCGAACGAGACTTCCGCACCAAGCGACCAATCGAAGGCATCGCCATCGTCGGTGAAGGTCAGAAACCCGTCGGTGTAGCCAAGGTGCCCCGTCAGTGTGACTGGGCTGTTCGGAATGCCGACGGAGAGATCGGTGTAGACATAGAGATTGTCGTCACCGCCGAGCGAGTCCTGCTCGGGCGCATAGGCGATACCTACGGTCGCGCCCGCCGGACCAAGATCGAAGGCGAGAGAGCTGTACAGCTCCCAATAATCGAAATCCCCGGCACCCGCGTCCGGGTAGAGGTAGAAGATACCACCGAGATCGAAGGTCAAACCAGGGCCGACATCGCCGCTCCAACCGGCATAAACGTCGAGTTCCCAATCGCCATAGCCGACGGTGTCGTCGTCGATCGTGGAGGCCCAGGTACCGACGTAGAATCCCGAGCTGTGGGCCAGGTCCAGACCGCCCT
This region of Altererythrobacter sp. CAU 1644 genomic DNA includes:
- a CDS encoding ATP-binding protein, with product MTDMGNQNFDQFQDAKPVDVPERPAEASPQPAAQAAQSAPQPAAAAKSADADNARLPIGVVLEIAGSGSQIALDLERLNECMEDEDPSIALAGQVGSQIKIRVGNSWLLASVRNQRKDRRANGGILANIDFLGEGVEEKLTGRLHGFRRGVTRYPIPGALIYPATTADLKQVYASDGRANVEIGTVYPTKDIRAGLYIDAMLGKHFALLGSTGTGKSTSAALILHRICQAAPEGHIVMVDPHGEYSAAFRQTGMILDVSNLQMPYWLMNFEEHCEVLLTSDGNERQVDADILAKCLLRSRQKNRLAETMGKITVDSPVPYLLSDLSNAIQDEMGKLDKATSSAPYMRIKNKLEEIKADPRYQFMFSGMLVGDTMTDFIGKVFRMPSGGKPISIIDVSGVPSDITSTVVAVLSRLVFDFAIWGREDQTRPILLVCEEAHRYVPSEKFADDSSVGRILSRIAKEGRKYGISLGLITQRPSDLAEGVLSQCGTIISMRLNNDRDQAFVRAAMPEGARGFLDSIPALRNRECIVCGEGVAIPVRVAFDTLEENKRPASEDPSFVEAWNTSGGEEETVERVVQRWRSQG
- a CDS encoding TIGR02186 family protein, with product MTRALQAGFLLLAALFLSAQRDAILVPEVSQNEVQVRQGFTGTELLLYGAILDPAGRRAGAEYDIVVVLKGPTQPIRMREKERILGIWMNAESSDFRSAPSFFAVAASRPVEEIVDERTAAIYELGTRFIQLSPSGQIDPVKQARFAAGLVEQRERKGLYKQNMKGVQITEGVLYKARIKLPSNVVTGRYTAETFAITNGRVIASAIADVEVKKVGFERFVEIAAQNWSLVYGLVAVALSIGMGFFAGRLFARL
- a CDS encoding sulfite exporter TauE/SafE family protein → MDVYLPIANLSVNGLLIVALGALTGVLSGLFGVGGGFLTTPLLIFYGIPPTVAAASAATQVTGASVSGVLAHGRRDGVDYRMGMVMVAGGIFGAMIGALLFRLLQALGQIDVVISILYVIMLGTIGTLMLREALEVIRPSGKKSNQPRKRRHHPIVAGLPWRTRFYRSGLYISPLAPLILGALVGVLTMLMGVGGGFMLVPAMLYILGMSGNVVVGTSLFQILFVTMATTMTHALTTKAVDVVLAGLLLLGSVMGAQFGTQIALKARPEILRLVLASIVLLVALRMAVGLGYQPDEIYTVAPL
- a CDS encoding glycosyl transferase family protein; its protein translation is MEIWDWGAWQWLALLQHELLLFAGVFFLVGALDDLAVDATWLWLRMTGRIRTPRLDTRSLATRPLKGQAAIFIPTWNEHEVIGDTIAYLLNAWPQEELRLYVGCYRNDPDTIAAAMAAARGDGRLRLVIHDRAGPSTKADCLNRLYRALCDDEMRWGEKARMVVFHDAEDMVDPAALALLDEAIEAAEFVQLPVLPLPQVHSRWVGSHYCEEFAEAHAKAMVVRDALGAAIPAAGVGCAVERTALARLATRHGGVAPFAADSLTEDYELGIGIANSGGRCRFVRARHPDGELVATRAYFPAQLDHVVRQKTRWVHGIALQGWDRLGWSMRPVEIWMRLRDRRGPLTALVLLAGYLLLALSTLGWGAEMLGYGAGMELSRPVKVLLALNFFFFVWRAALRFGFTAREFGAIEGLRAVLRIPLTNVIAIMAGRRALFAYARTLAGERIVWDKTPHFSHPARGPQEKAEVI
- the nhaA gene encoding Na+/H+ antiporter NhaA, which encodes MSDSNRPLRNVFAPVRALFVSDASAGILLIFVAIAAMLAANSPLAHEYHQLFHGSLFDSSLFKLNTLHLWINDGLMAIFFFVVGLEVKREWIEGQLSSADQRRLPVLAAIAGMAIPALVYLFFVNAEGTADLTRGWAIPAATDIAFAMGVLGLLGSRVPASLRLFLLTVAIVDDIGAVMVIALFYTANIKLAWLVAAIVVTGLMLMLNRMRVAAYWPFILLALVLWFCVLNSGVHATIAGVVAALTIPMRGKDDDTMLEHLEHNLAPWSAYLIVPVFGFANAGVELADLGMEGVLAPLPLAIAAGLFIGKQVGIFAAIFAADKVGFANRPEGASWTEIWGVSILCGIGFTMSLFISSLAFEGNNLLIEEAKIGILMGSLISAVIGYSLLRMTTDHPDDEKSPYAA
- a CDS encoding VOC family protein; this encodes MTKYLHSMIRVTDPEATVAFFKLIGLEEVRRFDVEAGRFTLIFLAAPGQEGVAEVELTYNWPPADGSAPEEYDGGRNFGHLAYRVDDIYETCQRLMDAGHTIHRPPRDGHMAFVKSPDGISVELLQQGNLPPQEPWASMENSGSW
- a CDS encoding SIMPL domain-containing protein, producing MNDHAVQAADHDERGFPRDTKTARWFGTAAIAALGLVVGGYLLGDGLLRAKEAERSVTVRGLAERDVTADLATWTISYSATSTNLGEAQAKVRRDTASIEQFFADLGFPAEALQPTGANVSSYTNNGITSYTVRQRLSLRTNDIERAQKAVARQFDLVGRGVFLEEGSAMSYSFTKLNDIKPEMVAEATRDARASAEQFAKDSGADVGAIRDATQGYFSIEARDGDSGGWGVIDSPYKKVRVVTTVDFSLV
- a CDS encoding TorF family putative porin; amino-acid sequence: MLTSIRGLAAATITAGFALSAAPALAEEFAPASPLIITADVSQADIAKAVEVIESEQASPLGAESGWDFSANVALVSEYRFRGVDLSGGDPAIQGGLDLAHSSGFYVGTWASTIDDDTVGYGDWELDVYAGWSGDVGPGLTFDLGGIFYLYPDAGAGDFDYWELYSSLAFDLGPAGATVGIAYAPEQDSLGGDDNLYVYTDLSVGIPNSPVTLTGHLGYTDGFLTFTDDGDAFDWSLGAEVSFGPATLGVAYVDAEGDHLPGDYKFTDAAIVATLSASF